The following are encoded together in the Phocoena sinus isolate mPhoSin1 chromosome 11, mPhoSin1.pri, whole genome shotgun sequence genome:
- the INKA1 gene encoding PAK4-inhibitor INKA1 produces MLGRQRRRELGRGRSRGARRRVRAPLDGPRGPLRIPLAGVRRGTGRPGGGSGTGMHSARLDSFLGQLRWELLCGRDTDSPPMPGPLPEPPKPGPGMRLKHRLRASDALEEDSACGVEEEEEEAVVTGDRGAALGGPREHALDWDSGFSEVSGSTWREEELPVLQHPAPSAWPPRRQRLSASGIPLPGRAPAASVPPAHRPRPKSTPDACLEHWQGLEAEDWTAALLSRGRSRQPLVLGDNCFADLVHNWMELPEAAGEGDSGGGPRARARPPQFLLGLSEQLRRQLARARRAAVAGKRLSCPPRPEPELPADVSRFAALMSCRSRQPIICNDVVSYL; encoded by the exons ATGTTGGGGCGGCAGCGACGGCGGGAGCTAGGGAGAGGGAGGAGCCGCGGAGCCAGGCGGAGGGTAAGGGCGCCGCTGGACGGCCCGCGGGGCCCTCTCCGCATCCCTCTGGCTGGAGTTCGAAGAGGAACTGGCAGGCCTGGCGGGGGCTCCGGAACGGGCATGCACAGTGCTCGGCTTGACAGTTTCCTGGGCCAGCTCCGCTGGGAACTG CTGTGTGGCCGGGACACAGACTCACCCCCAATGCCTGGCCCCCTTCCAGAACCCCCCAAACCTGGCCCAGGCATGCGGCTCAAGCACCGGCTCAGGGCCTCAGATGCCTTGGAAGAGGACTCAGCCTGTGgtgtggaggaagaggaggaagaagctgTGGTGACAGGAGACAGGGGTGCAGCCTTGGGAGGCCCCAGGGAGCATGCCCTAGACTGGGACTCTGGCTTCTCAGAGGTGTCAGGCAGCACATGGAGAGAGGAAGAGCTGCCTGTACTCCAGCATCCAGCACCCTCAGCATGGCCCCCCCGTAGACAGCGCCTCTCGGCCAGTGGCATCCCCCTGCCTGGCAGAGCTCCTGCGGCCAGTGTGCCACCTGCCCACCGACCACGGCCCAAGTCCACCCCAGACGCCTGCCTGGAGCACTGgcaggggctggaagctgaggacTGGACAGCAGCCCTACTTAGCAGAGGTCGTAGTCGCCAGCCCCTGGTGCTGGGAGACAACTGTTTTGCTGACTTGGTGCACAACTGGATGGAACTGCCCGAGGCAGCAGGTGAGGGGGACAGTGGGGGTGGGCCCCGTGCCCGTGCTCGGCCCCCCCAGTTCctgcttggcctctctgagcagcTGCGGCGCCAGCTGGCCAGGGCACGCCGGGCAGCAGTGGCAGGAAAGCGACTGTCATGCCCACCTCGCCCGGAACCCGAACTGCCTGCAGATGTCTCACGCTTTGCAGCCCTCATGAGTTGCCGCAGTCGCCAGCCCATCATCTGCAATGATGTTGTCAGCTACCTCTGA
- the CDHR4 gene encoding cadherin-related family member 4, translating to MVLLRTLVLLLALVVSDLHSLPWFINVSESQGPGTILQSFSFNCSSHTPTLELLHVQPPTTFFNPPSLTRWQGIYVGKMTLSSSARLDALTVNHYELQLRFTCGNHVMEGPLSVDVQRDPGHIQCAGRFASPAGEIIQVPETVKPGARLYTLLLPGQGAQISITSAQDPPYFPGPFSINGQGWLQAPSQGLKGQAQKVFQLQILVNFGQGRSCCGMLTVKVLPAPSSQVSFLQQAQNITIPENLVPGSKVVQVQARGFDVRYEILSPVPCRLFSIGRVDGVVRTTSPLELAQAPDAAVTRLRVKAFERLWPWASAELDFKVDVQSVNRWPPRCTPALLATQIPETTPVGTVLNTFTCTDPDSPGSTLDYQLLFHSPAGAASLCLQDRVLEVNATLDCDTPGACFHHAASILVLDGGQPLMTTEVPVLVMVTPVNEFSPACVPRTFRVREDAGPHALLGSVVGKDMDYPHDSIEYSIPGGSATFAVDRLSGEVRLLGPLDYELQKFHRLTVLLTDHSQDQDPTCHRSGSCTITIEVEDVNDHAPECEPPFQELTIHTHLGRSMEVTRVSCRVPQEPQRLAFSYSIVGGNSWSQFSLQGAVLVLNDLTLGPSWPEQPHTYELLIRVADAGPSTPHLSTTATVIVHLVPWRASTVATSTHRATVTSMMTPLLVTDMEAFWQPEPWFVVVLTVTSALLLLALGWLLSRLLWGLAQVLQVPSKPTQALLLNSIQGTEGSVEGFMEAPRMETPQALSSVMSLHFDGRAQDPRTGRDYLFNTHTGARRWL from the exons ATGGTGCTGCTCAGGACCCTGGTGCTTCTTCTTGCTCTGGTTGTCTCTG ACCTCCACTCCCTGCCCTGGTTCATAAATGTCTCTGAGAGCCAGGGACCTGGCACCATCCTTCAGTCTTTCTCCTTCAACTGCTCTTCACACACACCCACCCTGGAGTTGCTCCATGTGCAGCCACCCACCACCTTCTTCAACCCACCTAGCCTAACTAGATGGCAGGGGATCTATGTGGGCAAG ATGACCTTGAGCAGCTCGGCCCGGCTGGATGCCCTGACAGTGAACCACTATGAACTGCAGCTGCGGTTCACATGTGGCAACCATGTGATGGAGGGGCCACTCTCTGTGGATGTGCAGCGGGACCCTGGCCATATCCAGTGTGCTGGTCGATTTGCCAGCCCAG CTGGGGAAATCATTCAGgtgccagaaactgtcaaacctGGGGCCCGGCTGTACACTCTGCTGCTCCCAGGCCAGGGAGCCCAG ATAAGCATCACCAGTGCCCAGGATCCGCCATACTTCCCTGGACCTTTCTCTATCAATGGGCAGGGTTGGCTGCAGGCGCCATCCCAGGGCCTCAAAGGCCAGGCTCAAAAG GTCTTCCAGCTTCAGATCCTGGTGAACTTTGGACAAGGCCGAAGCTGCTGTGGGATGCTGACAGTGAAAGTTTTGCCTGCTCCCTCCAGCCAGGTCTCTTTCCT GCAGCAAGCCCAGAATATCACCATCCCGGAGAACCTGGTCCCCGGAAGTAAGGTGGTTCAGGTCCAGGCCCGGGGCTTCGATGTGCGCTACGAGATCCTCTCCCCAGTGCCCTGCCGGCTCTTCTCCATCGGACGCG TCGACGGAGTGGTCCGGACAACGTCGCCCCTGGAGCTGGCGCAAGCCCCAGACGCCGCGGTCACTAGGCTGCGGGTGAAGGCCTTTGAGCGTCTCTGGCCGTGGGCCAGCGCCGAGCTTGATTTCAAAGTGGACGTGCAGTCAGTCAACCGCTGGCCCCCGCGCTGCACACCAGCGCTGCTGGC GACTCAAATCCCCGAGACCACACCTGTGGGCACCGTGCTGAATACCTTCACCTGCACTGACCCGGACTCTCCTGGCTCCACCCTGGACTACCAGCTACTGTTCCACAGCCCTGCTGGCGCAGCCAGCCTCTGCCTTCAAGACAGAGTCCTGGAG GTGAATGCCACACTGGACTGTGACACTCCTGGCGCCTGCTTTCATCATGCAGCTTCCATCCTGGTGCTTGATGGTGGTCAGCCTCTGATGACCA CTGAGGTGCCAGTACTGGTGATGGTGACACCTGTCAACGAGTTCTCCCCAGCCTGTGTCCCACGCACATTCCGGGTTCGTGAGGATGCAGGGCCCCACGCTCTTCTGGGCTCTGTGGTGGGCAAGGACATGGATTACCCGCACGACAGCATTGAGTACTCCATCCCTGGCGGGTCTGCCACTTTTGCTGTGGACCGTCTCAGCG GGGAGGTTCGCCTCCTGGGGCCTTTGGACTATGAGCTGCAGAAGTTCCACAGGCTCACTGTCCTGCTGACTGACCATAGTCAAGACCAGGACCCCACCTGCCACCGCTCAGGCTCTTGCACAATTACCATTGAGGTGGAG GATGTGAACGACCATGCCCCCGAGTGTGAGCCCCCATTTCAGGAGCTCACCATCCACACTCACCTGGGCCGCAGCATGGAGGTGACCAGGGTGTCATGTCGGGTGCCCCAAGAGCCACAGCGCCTGGCTTTCTCCTACAGCATTGTGGGAG GGAATAGTTGGAGCCAATTCAGCCTGCAAGGAGCTGTCCTGGTGCTCAACGACCTCACATTGGGGCCCTCCTGGCCAGAGCAGCCCCATACTTATGAGCTATTGATCCGTGTGGCCGATGCAggtccctccaccccccacctcagCACCACAGCCACTGTCATTGTGCATCTAGTTCCCTGGAGGGCCAGCACAGTGGCCACCAGCACCCACAGAGCCACA GTGACTTCAATGATGACACCTCTGCTTGTGACAGACATGGAGGCTTTCTGGCAGCCGGAGCCCTGGTTTGTGGTGGTGCTGACAGTGACCAGTGCCCTTCTCCTCTTGGCTCTGGGCTGGCTCCTTAGCAGGCTCCTGTGGGG GTTGGCCCAGGTGCTACAGGTACCAAGCAAACCAACCCAGGCTCTACTGCTGAACAG TATCCAGGGAACTGAGGGGTCCGTTGAGGGGTTCATGGAGGCACCGAGGATGGAGACACCCCAGGCACTCAGCAGTGTCATGAGCCTG CATTTTGATGGCAGAGCACAGGACCCCC GTACAGGCAGAGATTACCTGTTCAACACGCACACAGGAGCCCGGCGCTGGCTCTGA